In a genomic window of Anoxybacter fermentans:
- the rplE gene encoding 50S ribosomal protein L5 has product MSVLKEIYRKEIVPALMEKFNYKNIMQVPKLEKVVINMGIGEAKDDPQALDNAIEELTLIAGQKPVVTRAKKSISNFKIRAGMPVGCKVTLRGERMYDFVYKLINIALPRIRDFRGVSPKSFDGRGNYTLGLQNQTVFPEVSLDKVDKVRGMDIVIVTTAETDEEARELLALLGMPFRKQ; this is encoded by the coding sequence ATGTCTGTTTTAAAGGAGATTTATCGAAAGGAAATTGTTCCTGCACTGATGGAAAAATTCAACTATAAAAATATTATGCAGGTACCCAAATTAGAAAAAGTTGTTATCAATATGGGGATTGGTGAAGCGAAAGATGATCCCCAGGCATTGGATAACGCTATTGAAGAACTGACTTTAATTGCTGGTCAAAAGCCAGTTGTAACCAGAGCTAAAAAATCCATTTCTAACTTTAAAATCAGAGCGGGAATGCCTGTGGGATGTAAAGTTACTCTCCGTGGTGAACGGATGTATGATTTTGTTTACAAGTTGATCAATATTGCTCTGCCACGGATTCGTGACTTCCGCGGGGTTTCTCCTAAGTCCTTTGATGGGCGAGGCAATTACACTCTTGGATTGCAAAACCAGACCGTTTTCCCTGAAGTTTCACTCGATAAAGTTGATAAAGTTAGAGGTATGGATATTGTTATTGTAACAACTGCAGAGACTGACGAAGAGGCACGTGAATTGCTTGCTCTGCTCGGTATGCCTTTTAGAAAACAATAA
- the rplX gene encoding 50S ribosomal protein L24, with product MTTPKLHVKKGDTVMVIAGKDKGKKGKILKVYPKKSRVVVEGVNIVHRHTKPSQQFPQGGIIENEAPIHVSNVQLVCPRCNEAARTGKRILDDGKKVRYCKKCGEVVDK from the coding sequence ATGACAACTCCTAAGCTGCACGTCAAAAAAGGTGATACCGTAATGGTTATCGCCGGTAAAGATAAAGGTAAAAAAGGTAAAATTTTAAAAGTTTACCCTAAGAAAAGTCGTGTAGTAGTTGAAGGTGTGAATATTGTCCATCGTCATACAAAACCATCACAACAGTTCCCACAGGGCGGTATTATTGAAAACGAAGCTCCGATTCATGTTTCCAATGTACAATTGGTTTGTCCACGTTGTAACGAAGCTGCCCGTACTGGAAAAAGAATCCTTGATGATGGTAAAAAGGTAAGATACTGCAAAAAATGTGGTGAGGTTGTCGATAAGTAG